In Patescibacteria group bacterium, the following are encoded in one genomic region:
- a CDS encoding NUDIX hydrolase, translating to MPHKFSQGIPPYAKRVFKGVLFEVWQWEQEIFDGTKRTFEVVKRQDYAEVIPVLENGKIVVIEQQQPHLDSFYSFIGGRVDAGETPLDAARRELREESGLESPEFFLWKHIQPYQKVIFEGYHYIARQCRYVGKPTMPEEEKITIHEMELDELIRFVNECDSFRGMQNQTDFIRAKYDKAEREKLKKLLYG from the coding sequence ATGCCCCATAAATTTTCCCAAGGCATTCCCCCGTATGCAAAGCGCGTGTTCAAAGGCGTTCTGTTTGAGGTATGGCAATGGGAACAGGAGATATTTGACGGCACGAAGCGGACGTTTGAGGTGGTGAAGCGCCAAGATTACGCAGAGGTGATTCCTGTATTGGAGAATGGCAAAATTGTCGTGATAGAACAGCAACAGCCGCACCTCGATAGTTTTTATTCTTTTATTGGGGGAAGAGTGGATGCGGGGGAAACGCCGCTGGATGCCGCGCGCCGCGAGCTTCGCGAGGAATCAGGTCTTGAGTCTCCAGAATTTTTTCTCTGGAAGCATATTCAGCCGTATCAGAAAGTCATTTTTGAAGGGTATCACTATATTGCGAGGCAGTGCCGTTATGTGGGAAAGCCTACGATGCCTGAAGAAGAAAAAATTACCATTCATGAGATGGAGCTTGATGAGCTTATACGATTCGTAAATGAGTGTGACTCATTCAGGGGTATGCAGAATCAAACTGATTTCATCCGGGCAAAGTATGATAAAGCAGAACGGGAGAAGTTGAAAAAATTGTTATATGGTTAA
- a CDS encoding AAA family ATPase: MIRCFIQGAQGVGKTTLVGAVTQKLPNNCSVKMVGGVARALADEGITFDVHTKPEDYYGYYYKHLQNFSNVKADYVLFDRSVLDVITYARMLLGKGNFVEKLGFELFKIMQPHIDVIAYIPIEIPLVVDGERNMNAEDQSGFDRALMEIMRETGVRFDKVRGTVKQRSDRLLSLLLRQ; this comes from the coding sequence ATGATTCGCTGTTTTATCCAAGGGGCACAAGGGGTTGGAAAAACTACATTGGTAGGCGCGGTTACACAGAAATTACCCAACAATTGTTCGGTTAAGATGGTAGGAGGGGTGGCACGCGCACTTGCCGATGAAGGGATTACGTTTGACGTGCATACTAAGCCGGAGGATTATTACGGGTATTATTATAAGCACCTGCAGAATTTTTCTAACGTCAAGGCAGATTATGTACTCTTTGACCGTTCTGTACTAGATGTGATTACTTACGCCAGAATGCTTCTGGGCAAGGGGAACTTTGTTGAGAAACTTGGTTTTGAGTTATTTAAGATAATGCAACCGCATATAGACGTTATTGCATACATTCCTATTGAGATTCCTTTAGTGGTAGATGGGGAGAGGAATATGAATGCAGAGGATCAAAGTGGATTTGATCGAGCACTTATGGAGATTATGCGTGAGACAGGTGTACGCTTTGATAAAGTGAGAGGGACTGTGAAGCAACGCAGTGATCGATTATTGTCACTCTTATTACGTCAGTAA
- a CDS encoding deoxyribonuclease IV, whose product MLFGSHVSIAGGLENAPTNAHIAGCECFQIFSRSPRGGRAPEIIDEVQQEFFTRCTKYKFQDWYIHTPYYINFASVKKPIRWGSIGVVREELERGTLIGAKSVMTHLGSAKDYGREKSVEKVIRAIHHVLDGYTGSTLFLLEQSAGAGDIIGGTLDELAYILKGAERIDRKYRKKLGICLDTCHAFAMGYDLSSQLAVNQFIRKFDRIIGLERLQLIHVNDSKFGCGEHKDRHEHIGKGKIGLKGFEALVRHKALQHLNMILETPKDSPKDDPRNLKILKDMRG is encoded by the coding sequence ATGCTTTTTGGTTCTCATGTATCTATAGCAGGAGGTTTAGAGAACGCTCCCACAAACGCTCATATTGCAGGATGCGAATGTTTTCAGATATTTTCGCGCTCTCCGAGAGGCGGCAGGGCGCCGGAGATTATAGATGAGGTGCAACAGGAATTTTTCACGCGGTGCACAAAATATAAATTCCAGGATTGGTATATCCACACGCCGTATTACATCAACTTCGCGTCCGTAAAAAAGCCGATCCGGTGGGGGTCCATCGGCGTGGTGCGGGAGGAGCTTGAGCGCGGCACGCTCATTGGCGCGAAATCGGTGATGACGCACTTAGGCTCTGCGAAGGATTATGGACGGGAGAAGTCAGTGGAAAAAGTCATTCGCGCGATACACCACGTGCTGGACGGTTATACCGGAAGCACGTTATTTTTATTAGAGCAGTCTGCGGGCGCAGGAGACATTATCGGCGGGACCTTAGACGAATTGGCATATATCCTCAAAGGCGCGGAGCGGATTGATAGAAAATATCGCAAGAAGCTTGGCATCTGCCTTGATACCTGCCATGCGTTTGCCATGGGATACGATTTGAGTTCTCAGTTAGCAGTTAATCAGTTTATCAGGAAGTTTGACAGAATAATTGGCTTAGAGCGGTTGCAGTTGATTCATGTCAATGATTCTAAATTCGGATGTGGTGAACATAAGGACCGACATGAGCACATCGGCAAAGGAAAAATTGGATTAAAGGGATTTGAAGCGCTGGTGCGGCACAAGGCGCTTCAGCACCTTAATATGATTCTTGAGACACCGAAAGACAGCCCAAAAGACGATCCGAGGAATTTGAAAATTCTCAAGGACATGAGAGGATAA
- the tig gene encoding trigger factor gives MNVTLTKKPKSLISLMIEVPWEEVQPYLTQAARAWSEEHPVPGFRKGQAPFDIIEKRLGREALLDMALEILVSHTYLKAVTEHKLDTIGQPQVEMRAKAWDLPVQYEAVVAVIPEVKLSPLEKISVARNKVSVSEEEIEKLLEELRRARAQDRVVDEPAAKGHRVTFHYRLSQDRVVFEGSPAGDTDIVLGETPVLPGFSEQLIGMKAGEEKRFPIRFPDTWSRKDLAGRSVEVELMVKKVATIDLPALDDGFVAKLGSFKTIAELRDNMRANVQLEKEDTEERRVGSAAVEALVRMSTFDAVPDIIIDAEITRIQDEIAYEVRQQGIVYEDWLKKLGKMEQDLKKELQPQAEARVKATLALRALAKSEEVIPEEKELLEEVEHVLQHAGNDPVLLERVHSHAFHEYLKNQIVTKKTVEWLKKKVVRG, from the coding sequence ATGAATGTTACATTAACGAAGAAACCGAAGTCGCTTATCTCTCTCATGATTGAAGTGCCGTGGGAGGAAGTGCAGCCTTATTTGACACAGGCTGCGCGCGCCTGGAGCGAAGAACATCCTGTGCCCGGATTCCGCAAGGGGCAAGCGCCGTTCGATATAATTGAGAAACGTCTCGGGAGAGAGGCGCTGCTTGATATGGCGCTGGAAATACTGGTGAGCCATACGTACCTTAAAGCGGTGACTGAGCATAAGTTGGATACTATCGGACAGCCGCAGGTGGAGATGCGCGCAAAGGCGTGGGATTTGCCCGTGCAGTACGAGGCGGTTGTCGCGGTTATACCTGAAGTGAAGCTCTCGCCATTGGAAAAAATATCGGTCGCCAGGAACAAGGTAAGCGTGAGCGAAGAAGAGATTGAGAAACTTCTTGAGGAGTTGAGGCGTGCACGCGCTCAAGACCGCGTGGTGGATGAGCCGGCGGCAAAAGGCCACAGGGTCACCTTTCATTATCGCTTAAGCCAAGACCGCGTGGTGTTTGAAGGCTCTCCCGCGGGTGATACTGATATTGTGTTGGGCGAGACGCCGGTGCTCCCGGGTTTTTCTGAACAGCTCATCGGCATGAAGGCAGGCGAGGAAAAGCGGTTCCCAATCCGTTTTCCTGATACTTGGTCGCGCAAAGATTTGGCGGGAAGGTCAGTGGAAGTGGAACTTATGGTGAAAAAGGTAGCCACGATAGACCTGCCGGCGCTTGATGATGGTTTTGTCGCGAAGCTTGGCAGTTTTAAAACTATTGCGGAATTAAGGGATAACATGAGGGCAAATGTACAGCTTGAAAAAGAAGATACGGAAGAGCGTAGGGTGGGAAGCGCTGCCGTAGAAGCATTAGTACGCATGAGTACCTTTGATGCAGTTCCTGATATAATTATTGATGCCGAAATCACGCGGATACAGGATGAAATTGCGTATGAAGTGCGGCAGCAGGGCATCGTGTATGAGGACTGGCTGAAGAAACTCGGGAAAATGGAACAAGATTTAAAAAAAGAACTGCAACCACAAGCAGAAGCGCGCGTGAAGGCAACGCTTGCGTTGCGGGCGCTCGCGAAGAGCGAAGAAGTCATACCTGAAGAGAAAGAATTATTAGAAGAGGTTGAACACGTTTTACAGCATGCGGGGAATGACCCCGTCCTTCTTGAGCGCGTCCATTCTCACGCGTTTCATGAATACCTCAAGAACCAGATTGTGACAAAGAAAACCGTAGAGTGGCTCAAGAAGAAGGTAGTGCGAGGTTAA
- a CDS encoding sodium-translocating pyrophosphatase — MSYGLLFPLISGAAAVLWGAGLARWIMKLPQGDDKMRAIARAIQEGAVAYLKRQYRTVAVIAVPIALILLLINVATAVGFLVGAAFSALAGVVGMAVAVRANVRTAEAAKEGLSAALSVAVKGGSVTGFLVAGFALISVTGYYALTRDVAALVGLGFGGSLISVFARLGGGIYTKAADVGADLVGKVEAGIPEDDPRNPAVIADNVGDNVGDDAGMAADLFETYVVTMVAAMLIGTILYPASPAAVEFPLVIGGIGIIATLVGSLAIRLTGASRNIMGALYKGLISAGVIALLISVVLVPRYASRIGDEVCASVLTTSNECVRAAYHLEGASFMGAVAIGLALTALLVIITNYYTAKEHAPVKRIADASVTGHGTNVIAGLAVGMVATVLPVLAIAVSIGAAFAVAGLYGIAIAAVSMLSLAGIIVTIDAYGPITDNAGGIAEMAELPAEVREVTDPLDAVGNTTKAVTKGYAIGSAGLAALVLFTAYTQEFSARGVELSFSLTDPKVIMGLFLGGMLPYWFGSLAMSAVGKAAGAVITEVRRQFKERPGIMAGTDKPDYGRAVDIVTTAALKQMVAPALIAVFAPIVVAFLFGPIALGGMLVGAIVTGLFVAISMTSGGAAWDNAKKYIEGGAHGGKGSDAHKAAVTGDTVGDPYKDTAGPAINPMIKVLNIVALLLVPLLIKLMQ, encoded by the coding sequence ATGTCTTATGGTCTTCTCTTTCCACTCATAAGCGGTGCGGCGGCAGTGCTCTGGGGCGCAGGGCTCGCGCGCTGGATTATGAAACTTCCCCAAGGGGATGACAAGATGCGCGCTATCGCGCGCGCCATTCAGGAGGGCGCGGTGGCTTATCTTAAGCGGCAGTATCGCACCGTGGCGGTTATTGCGGTGCCCATCGCGCTCATACTCCTTTTAATTAACGTGGCAACTGCAGTAGGATTTCTCGTGGGCGCGGCGTTTTCCGCGCTTGCGGGCGTCGTGGGCATGGCAGTGGCGGTGCGGGCGAACGTGCGGACCGCAGAAGCGGCAAAAGAAGGGCTGTCAGCCGCGCTTTCAGTGGCAGTGAAGGGCGGGTCAGTAACTGGTTTTTTGGTCGCCGGCTTCGCGCTTATTTCCGTAACCGGCTACTACGCGCTCACTCGGGATGTCGCCGCATTGGTGGGGTTGGGATTCGGCGGTTCGCTCATCTCCGTCTTTGCGCGTTTAGGAGGCGGCATCTATACGAAAGCGGCGGATGTGGGTGCGGATCTGGTGGGGAAGGTTGAGGCAGGCATTCCGGAAGATGATCCTCGCAACCCGGCTGTCATTGCCGACAATGTCGGCGACAATGTAGGGGATGACGCGGGCATGGCTGCTGATCTTTTCGAAACCTACGTCGTGACCATGGTGGCAGCGATGCTTATTGGCACTATTTTATATCCTGCTTCTCCTGCGGCAGTGGAATTTCCCCTCGTGATAGGAGGCATAGGGATTATCGCCACGTTAGTGGGGAGTCTTGCCATACGTTTGACGGGAGCATCACGCAATATTATGGGCGCGCTCTATAAAGGGCTTATCAGCGCAGGAGTGATTGCCTTGCTCATATCGGTCGTGCTCGTCCCGCGCTACGCCAGCCGCATTGGCGATGAGGTGTGCGCTTCAGTGCTCACCACATCCAATGAGTGTGTGCGCGCAGCCTACCACCTTGAGGGAGCGTCCTTCATGGGCGCAGTGGCCATAGGTTTGGCGCTGACCGCGCTGCTCGTAATTATCACGAATTATTACACGGCAAAGGAACATGCGCCGGTGAAGCGCATTGCGGATGCTTCAGTGACAGGACACGGCACCAATGTGATCGCAGGGCTTGCGGTGGGAATGGTGGCGACCGTGCTGCCGGTGCTCGCGATCGCAGTCAGCATTGGCGCCGCGTTCGCCGTGGCCGGCCTCTACGGAATCGCCATTGCCGCTGTCAGCATGCTGTCGCTTGCAGGGATTATCGTGACCATTGATGCCTACGGCCCCATTACTGATAATGCGGGAGGCATTGCGGAAATGGCGGAGCTTCCTGCAGAAGTGCGCGAGGTGACGGATCCCCTTGATGCGGTGGGGAATACCACGAAAGCGGTCACCAAGGGTTATGCGATCGGGTCTGCGGGGCTTGCGGCGTTGGTACTCTTTACCGCCTATACTCAAGAATTTTCTGCGCGCGGCGTGGAACTCTCCTTTTCCCTCACTGATCCCAAGGTGATTATGGGGTTATTTTTAGGAGGGATGCTTCCCTATTGGTTCGGGTCGCTTGCCATGAGTGCGGTGGGAAAAGCGGCAGGAGCTGTGATTACCGAAGTGAGGCGGCAATTTAAAGAACGGCCCGGGATTATGGCAGGAACCGACAAGCCGGATTACGGGCGCGCAGTTGATATTGTGACTACTGCGGCGCTCAAACAAATGGTGGCGCCTGCGCTGATTGCGGTGTTCGCGCCTATCGTGGTGGCATTCCTGTTTGGCCCTATTGCGCTGGGGGGGATGCTCGTGGGCGCTATTGTCACGGGTCTGTTTGTGGCTATTTCCATGACTTCAGGGGGCGCGGCGTGGGATAATGCGAAGAAATATATTGAAGGAGGCGCGCACGGTGGAAAAGGGTCAGATGCGCATAAGGCCGCGGTGACCGGCGATACGGTGGGAGACCCGTATAAGGATACGGCAGGGCCTGCCATCAACCCGATGATTAAAGTGTTGAATATCGTGGCATTATTGCTGGTGCCGCTATTAATTAAATTAATGCAATAA
- the nusA gene encoding transcription termination factor NusA, which yields MKSELATAIKQLCDEKNIPMAAVIETIEAALAAAYRKDYGEKNQNIRVTFDPVTGATDIYDVKEVVEDEFVAKAQAEAEAAAQAAAENAALGNMPQAPIVAPVVAPLETEGEPERRYNPKTMLSLTEAIAWDTKAAVGQEVRKLLPTPEGYGRMAAQTAKQVIIQKIREAERSQVFTEFKSKEGELVSGVVQRVDGRAVFIDLGRMAAVLPPSEQAMGERLRLGERVKVFVKEVRETPRGPEMVVSRSHPEIVRRLFQLEVPEVAAKTVEIREVAREAGSRTKVAVAATDPNIDPIGSCVGQRGTRVQTIINELGGEKLDIIEYNSDPVHFIINALSPAKVARVELDEERHEARAFVKEDQLSLAIGKGGQNVRLAGRLTGWRIDILQEGIEIEGPVASSEMEAQIEEGGSDETPVAEADGQKEVK from the coding sequence ATGAAATCAGAATTAGCCACTGCCATAAAACAATTATGCGATGAGAAAAATATCCCCATGGCCGCCGTCATAGAGACCATTGAAGCGGCGCTTGCGGCGGCATACCGCAAAGATTATGGAGAGAAGAATCAGAATATTCGCGTGACGTTCGATCCGGTGACCGGCGCGACTGACATTTATGATGTCAAAGAAGTGGTGGAAGACGAGTTCGTGGCAAAAGCTCAAGCAGAAGCGGAAGCGGCGGCCCAGGCTGCCGCGGAAAATGCTGCGCTGGGGAATATGCCTCAAGCGCCTATCGTCGCGCCCGTGGTCGCGCCTCTAGAGACAGAAGGAGAGCCGGAGCGGCGCTATAATCCCAAAACCATGTTGTCTCTCACCGAGGCAATAGCGTGGGACACAAAGGCGGCGGTGGGACAAGAAGTGCGCAAATTATTGCCGACACCTGAAGGGTACGGAAGGATGGCGGCGCAAACCGCAAAGCAAGTGATTATCCAGAAAATCCGCGAGGCAGAGCGCAGCCAGGTATTTACTGAATTTAAATCAAAGGAAGGGGAGCTGGTATCCGGCGTGGTGCAGCGGGTGGACGGGCGCGCGGTGTTTATTGACCTTGGCCGCATGGCGGCAGTTCTTCCTCCGAGCGAACAAGCGATGGGCGAGCGCTTGCGCTTGGGAGAGAGGGTGAAGGTATTCGTGAAGGAAGTGCGGGAGACGCCCCGGGGGCCGGAGATGGTAGTGTCCCGCTCGCACCCCGAGATCGTGCGCCGCCTCTTCCAGCTGGAGGTGCCTGAAGTTGCCGCAAAGACCGTGGAGATCCGGGAGGTAGCCCGCGAGGCAGGCTCCCGCACGAAAGTGGCGGTGGCGGCTACGGATCCTAATATCGATCCCATCGGTTCTTGTGTGGGGCAGCGCGGCACGCGAGTGCAGACCATCATAAACGAGTTAGGCGGAGAGAAGCTCGATATTATTGAATACAATTCAGATCCCGTGCATTTCATTATCAATGCCCTCTCGCCCGCAAAAGTCGCGCGCGTCGAGCTGGATGAGGAGCGGCATGAAGCGCGGGCGTTTGTCAAAGAAGATCAGCTCTCGCTCGCGATCGGCAAGGGCGGGCAGAACGTGCGCTTGGCAGGCAGACTCACCGGATGGCGGATCGACATTCTGCAGGAAGGGATTGAGATCGAAGGGCCGGTCGCCTCTTCAGAAATGGAAGCGCAAATAGAGGAAGGAGGAAGTGATGAAACACCCGTTGCAGAGGCCGACGGCCAGAAGGAGGTGAAGTGA
- a CDS encoding YraN family protein: MTTALPQVRGKKGEEIAVRYLQSRGYDIVKRNARYKGGEIDIVAREKDELVFVEVKSRSTRTFGWPEEGVTQRKRRRMKLSAGLFLSSHREYQGLAYRFDIMALELDEEASKARVVHYKNIEMN; this comes from the coding sequence ATGACGACCGCGCTCCCACAGGTGCGGGGGAAGAAGGGGGAAGAAATTGCCGTACGCTATTTACAATCGCGCGGGTATGACATCGTCAAGAGGAATGCGCGCTACAAAGGAGGCGAAATAGATATCGTGGCGAGGGAGAAAGACGAGCTGGTATTTGTGGAGGTGAAGAGCAGGAGCACGAGGACTTTCGGATGGCCGGAGGAGGGAGTTACACAACGGAAGCGCAGACGGATGAAACTCTCGGCGGGGCTGTTCCTTTCTTCGCACAGAGAATACCAGGGATTAGCGTACCGTTTTGACATTATGGCGCTTGAGCTCGATGAGGAAGCGTCAAAGGCGCGCGTGGTGCATTATAAAAATATCGAGATGAATTGA
- a CDS encoding methyltransferase domain-containing protein yields the protein MLYTKVPGGNELLDAERILKQDLGITYGAKVGDFGCGGGGFFALQAAKLVGDRGEVFAVDILKSVLNNVASRARSLGLENIVTVWSNLEVFGATKIMDGSLDFGLLTNVLFQNKEPRTIIREAVRMLKLEGQLLIIDWKEGRFPLGPLPQDKVSPQTVREVIAELHLSETASFDAGPFHYGIIFKKSRP from the coding sequence ATGCTCTATACCAAAGTACCAGGTGGCAACGAACTCCTCGATGCGGAGCGCATTCTCAAGCAAGACTTGGGAATTACCTACGGCGCAAAAGTAGGAGATTTTGGGTGCGGCGGTGGCGGATTTTTTGCGCTCCAAGCGGCCAAACTCGTGGGAGACCGCGGGGAAGTATTTGCGGTTGATATCCTCAAATCAGTGCTCAATAATGTGGCTTCGCGCGCGAGGAGCCTAGGGTTAGAGAACATTGTCACCGTCTGGTCGAACCTCGAGGTATTTGGCGCCACGAAAATCATGGATGGGAGTTTGGATTTCGGGCTGCTCACGAACGTGCTGTTCCAGAATAAGGAACCGCGCACGATCATTCGCGAAGCGGTGCGCATGCTGAAACTGGAGGGGCAGCTGCTTATTATTGATTGGAAAGAGGGGCGGTTTCCCTTAGGGCCTCTTCCTCAGGATAAGGTTTCGCCGCAGACGGTACGAGAAGTTATTGCAGAGCTTCACTTGTCAGAAACTGCGAGCTTTGACGCGGGGCCATTCCATTACGGAATTATTTTTAAAAAAAGCAGGCCGTGA
- a CDS encoding ribonuclease HII gives MLLQSKWSAAQASPARGRVIGLDEVGRGAWAGPLVAAAVICPSRFKLAGLKDSKQLTPEAREFFAYQLQQYAIEWSYGIVHHWEIDALGIVEANRLAFVRALQGLYITAEHVLVDGLPVSHFPYPATFLVRGDEREAVIAAASIFAKVFRDKLLRAAHALYPQFGFFDHKGYGTKTHQKAVKDFGLTVFHRKSFLQNSRWVR, from the coding sequence ATGTTGCTACAGAGTAAATGGAGTGCCGCACAAGCCTCTCCCGCGCGCGGGCGCGTGATTGGACTTGATGAAGTGGGGCGGGGCGCATGGGCAGGGCCGCTTGTAGCCGCCGCGGTCATATGTCCTTCTCGTTTTAAGCTTGCAGGTTTAAAAGATTCAAAGCAGCTTACCCCCGAGGCGCGCGAATTTTTTGCGTACCAGCTTCAGCAGTACGCCATCGAATGGTCCTACGGCATTGTCCACCATTGGGAAATAGACGCGCTCGGGATTGTGGAAGCGAATCGGCTTGCGTTTGTGCGGGCACTGCAAGGGTTATATATCACGGCAGAGCATGTCCTTGTGGACGGGTTGCCGGTGTCGCACTTTCCTTACCCTGCCACGTTTCTCGTCCGAGGCGATGAGCGGGAAGCAGTGATTGCCGCTGCTTCCATATTCGCGAAAGTATTTCGGGATAAGCTCCTGCGCGCCGCGCATGCGCTCTACCCGCAGTTCGGGTTTTTCGACCATAAAGGATATGGCACTAAGACTCACCAAAAGGCAGTGAAGGATTTTGGGTTAACTGTTTTTCACAGAAAAAGCTTTTTGCAGAACAGCAGATGGGTGCGGTAA
- a CDS encoding cation diffusion facilitator family transporter: MSTGFQHEDNCCTVDLNNADGKTLKRVLFLVFFINLGMFAVEAVSGFIAHSNALLADSLDMLGDAFVYGVSIAVLTKHPSVRAKGSLIKGIIMFVLGLFVVGENIYKIINPIIPIAETITVVGLLALSANTISFVLLLKHKAKDLNVRSAWICSRNDIVANIGVIIAGLLVARFNSMWPDVMIGFIIAFIVIQSSLQIIRESFRHRIA; this comes from the coding sequence ATGTCCACAGGGTTTCAACACGAAGACAACTGCTGCACGGTTGACCTCAATAACGCCGATGGCAAAACCTTAAAAAGGGTTTTATTTCTCGTGTTCTTCATAAATTTAGGAATGTTTGCCGTGGAGGCGGTAAGCGGGTTCATCGCGCATTCAAACGCGCTGCTCGCTGACTCGTTGGATATGCTGGGAGACGCATTTGTATACGGAGTCAGTATCGCAGTGCTTACCAAACACCCATCCGTGCGCGCCAAAGGCTCCTTAATAAAAGGCATTATCATGTTTGTGTTAGGGCTCTTCGTGGTTGGTGAAAATATTTATAAAATCATCAATCCTATAATCCCCATTGCCGAAACTATCACCGTGGTAGGATTGCTGGCATTATCGGCAAATACCATATCTTTTGTGCTTCTCTTGAAGCACAAGGCAAAGGACTTAAATGTGAGATCGGCATGGATTTGTTCCCGCAACGATATAGTGGCAAATATTGGAGTGATTATAGCCGGCCTCTTGGTGGCGAGGTTTAACTCAATGTGGCCAGATGTCATGATTGGCTTTATCATAGCTTTTATTGTAATTCAATCATCACTGCAGATTATCAGAGAATCTTTCAGACACCGCATAGCATAG
- a CDS encoding SHOCT domain-containing protein encodes MKKLPSLAILIFIFNLALPMPSLAQGMMGFNNTAAQSDDGHTAREEAEGKAIWEKFQARESNCADLTDENFGALGEYFMGQMAGDSHEAMNNMMIRMMGEEGEEAMHVAMGKRMSGCEPNAAIPQNMMNSGMMQMMIGSGMMGNWSGSSAPNNVNTPLSMVNFGFAPFGWIFMILFWVLVIAGIIALVKWIAGHNKAESRSGKSALDILEERYAKGEIEKKEFEEKKKDLK; translated from the coding sequence ATGAAAAAATTGCCTTCACTTGCAATTTTGATCTTTATTTTCAACCTCGCTCTTCCAATGCCCTCACTTGCCCAAGGTATGATGGGTTTCAATAACACCGCGGCGCAAAGTGATGATGGACATACCGCGCGCGAAGAAGCCGAGGGAAAAGCGATTTGGGAAAAGTTTCAAGCAAGAGAGTCGAATTGCGCAGATCTAACCGATGAAAATTTTGGAGCCCTTGGCGAATATTTTATGGGACAGATGGCCGGTGATTCCCATGAAGCAATGAATAATATGATGATTCGGATGATGGGCGAAGAAGGCGAGGAGGCAATGCACGTTGCGATGGGCAAAAGAATGTCGGGATGTGAGCCAAACGCGGCGATCCCCCAAAATATGATGAACAGCGGCATGATGCAAATGATGATTGGCAGCGGTATGATGGGTAACTGGTCAGGCTCATCTGCGCCAAATAATGTGAATACCCCTCTGTCGATGGTGAATTTTGGTTTCGCGCCTTTTGGCTGGATTTTTATGATTCTTTTCTGGGTCTTGGTAATTGCGGGAATTATTGCTTTGGTGAAGTGGATAGCCGGCCACAATAAAGCCGAGAGCAGGAGCGGCAAGTCTGCTTTGGATATTCTCGAAGAGAGATATGCAAAAGGCGAGATAGAAAAGAAAGAATTTGAGGAGAAAAAGAAGGATTTAAAGTAA
- a CDS encoding DsrE family protein, with protein sequence MKLGIIISQTNPETVWNAFRLANFALQEGDEVKIFLVGEGVEYEKASSEKFNIQAQAADFLKSDKAHIMACGTCLKLRDQEATTTCPMSSMKDLYAIVQECDKVLTF encoded by the coding sequence ATGAAACTGGGAATCATCATCAGCCAAACAAATCCGGAGACCGTGTGGAACGCTTTTCGTTTGGCAAATTTCGCTCTTCAAGAGGGCGATGAGGTTAAAATTTTTCTTGTGGGAGAAGGGGTGGAGTATGAAAAAGCAAGTTCCGAAAAGTTCAATATTCAAGCACAAGCGGCGGATTTTTTAAAGTCAGACAAGGCGCACATTATGGCGTGCGGCACTTGTTTAAAATTGAGGGACCAGGAAGCGACCACTACCTGCCCCATGAGTAGTATGAAAGATTTATACGCCATAGTGCAAGAATGCGATAAAGTATTAACCTTCTAA